A region from the Aegilops tauschii subsp. strangulata cultivar AL8/78 chromosome 5, Aet v6.0, whole genome shotgun sequence genome encodes:
- the LOC109778132 gene encoding cytochrome P450 71A1, giving the protein MSPFAVLVAAVAVLVAFCYVTKKARSKNSKLPPSPPCMPLLGHLHLLGRLAHRSLRDLHARYGSDGGLLLLQLGRRRTLVVSTAAAAADLYKNHDLAFASRVLSAPVHKLSYGSINVSFAPYGDAWRRSKKMAVVHLLSQRRADSFAPVRAAEAAALVAGVRRAAEAREAVELRGLLYGYGNAVVTRAATGAAGATAERMKQLMGNSAALMSGLQAEDVLPDAAAKVVRWATGFEKRLDDQMEAWHKFLSEIIAEHLEKKKCDDSAGEEDFLDVLLRLRQEDTAGLDLTDDRIISIVQDLIFAGTETSSITLEWAMAELTRKPQTMAKLQDEVTRVTNDKLVIEEDDLSRMEYLKAVLKEVLRLHPPAPLLIPHESTTTSIVQGYEIPAKTTLFINAWAIGRDPVAWGEGAEEFWPERFLANGNVTGVDVRGNDYQLLPFGAGRRLCPAINFAMPTLEIALACLVRHFDWGLAAGTCLEMGEAPGLTTPPSTPVRLVPRCITT; this is encoded by the exons ATGTCTCCGTTCGCCGTGCTCGTCGCGGCCGTCGCCGTGCTCGTCGCCTTCTGCTACGTGACCAAGAAAGCTCGAAGCAAGAACAGCAAGctcccgccgtcgccgccgtgtATGCCGCTGCTCGGCCACCTCCACCTCCTGGGCCGCCTCGCGCACCGCTCCCTGCGCGACCTGCACGCTCGGTACGGCAGCGACGGCGGCCTCCTGCTCCTGCAGCTCGGGCGCAGGCGGACGCTGGTGGTATCcacggcggccgcggcggcggaccTGTACAAGAACCACGACCTCGCCTTCGCCTCCCGCGTGCTCAGCGCGCCCGTGCACAAGCTCTCCTACGGCTCGATCAACGTCTCCTTCGCGCCATACGGCGACGCCTGGCGCCGCAGCAAGAAGATGGCCGTCGTCCACCTGCTCTCCCAGCGCCGCGCCGACTCGTTCGCCCCCGTGCGCGCCGCCGAGGCGGCCGCCCTCGTCGCGGGAGTCCGCCGCGCGGCGGAGGCCAGGGAGGCCGTGGAGCTGAGGGGGCTCCTGTACGGCTACGGCAACGCGGTGGTCACCCGCGCGGCCACCGGCGCCGCGGGGGCCACGGCTGAGAGGATGAAGCAGCTGATGGGCAACTCTGCGGCGCTCATGTCGGGGCTCCAGGCGGAGGACGTGCTTCCCGACGCGGCGGCGAAGGTGGTGAGGTGGGCGACGGGGTTCGAGAAGAGGCTGGACGACCAGATGGAAGCGTGGCACAAGTTCTTGTCCGAGATAATCGCTGAGCACCTTGAGAAGAAGAAGTGTGACGACAGCGCAGGGGAGGAGGACTTCTTGGACGTCTTGCTGCGGCTGAGGCAAGAAGACACCGCCGGACTCGACCTCACCGACGATCGCATCATAAGCATTGTCCAG GACCTGATCTTCGCCGGAACCGAGACATCATCTATTACGCTGGAATGGGCCATGGCGGAGCTCACGAGAAAACCCCAGACAATGGCCAAGTTGCAGGACGAGGTAACACGAGTCACCAACGACAAGTTGGTCATCGAAGAAGATGACCTCAGCAGGATGGAGTACCTCAAGGCGGTGTTGAAGGAGGTGTTGCGTCTCCACCCACCAGCACCACTCCTCATCCCACACGAGTCGACGACGACGTCAATCGTCCAGGGCTACGAGATCCCAGCAAAGACGACACTCTTTATCAATGCGTGGGCAATCGGGAGGGACCCCGTTGCGTGGGGTGAAGGGGCGGAGGAGTTTTGGCCTGAGCGGTTCTTGGCCAACGGTAACGTGACAGGCGTGGACGTGAGGGGAAACGACTACCAACTCCTCCCATTCGGTGCCGGTCGACGACTCTGTCCCGCCATCAACTTCGCGATGCCGACGCTAGAGATTGCGCTAGCTTGCCTCGTACGCCACTTCGACTGGGGTCTCGCCGCTGGCACATGTCTGGAGATGGGCGAGGCCCCGGGGCTGACCACACCTCCATCGACTCCGGTGCGCCTTGTCCCCAGATGCATAACAACTTAA